CCTGTTACCGCCTCCCAGTTGAGGGCAATCAAGGCTGGAGGCTCCCTGTGGCTGAAAGTGGCTCTGGGACTCTTACATTTCATTGCCACCAATTTATTTCGTCCACCATGAATCTGGCTGGTCTGTTGCTGAACCATTTATAATTTTGGCCTTTGCAGCATCAGGTGATGGCAAATTCCACCACAGAATTATGTCCCCGCTTGGCAGAGGCCACCCTTAGTGTCAGCAGCGATTGCCTTTATGTCTTCACATCCTTCAGGATGCACAAGATGCTCTCTCATACCCCTCAGCTTGTTTCACCTCCAGCTTGAATGTCCCAAATTCATGGAGTTTTGCCCAAACAGAAACTCTCAGCAAAGACCAGCAAAGATTTGGGTTCTCTAGGACCGTGTCTGCTCAGCCTCTATGTAATGTGGTTGTAAACAAAGAATTGCTTTAGGAAGGGTCAGTCCTCGCTGCCTCATTTGTAACGTAACGACTCAGCCTGGGGTTTGGTTGTTATTGGGTTTTTTAGCTGTTGTTGGCTTttcattgttgcttttttgATAGATGAGTTTAATTTTGCTGGCATATTGCACGGGTTTGCAAACCAGATGTTGCTGCTGCAAGATGGTAACAATAATGCGGGCAGGGAGCAGTTCATCACGGCACACGGGTGTCGCAACCGCAGCAAGGTCAAAGACGAGGGGTCAGGGCATGGGGGGGATGCGGGtccctgctcctggggacaCAGGGCTGCAGTTGCCATGAGAACTGCTGGTGGCATGGCGGTGAATGTCGCAGGCACTGCAGCCACCTCCCATCCATCTCCCATTCCCCCCGGGAAGGACTGGACCGTTGGAAGGAGACCAAGCTGTGGGGAGAGAAGCTCTGCtgagagcctggctggaggggTGGGTCTGTGTAACCAACTGGTGACAGTGTGAATCACTGGTGTGACTCCTGTCTGGGGGTGATACCGAGGGTCATGAGAAGGCGAGGGGACGGGAAGTGGTGTAGCAGGCAAGGGGGAGCaaggagaggagctggaagcaCCCAGGAGGAGCAAACGGCTGCTCACGTGTTACTACACCTTCCTGGCTTGCCTTGTTTAACACGGAGGAGCTCAGGTTATCCTGCGGCCAAATCCCACGGTCCTTCAGCAGATCACACCCGACGCCTGGCCCAGGAGGGTTTAAACTCTCAGGGCAACCATGGAGCAGGATGGACCCTGGCCTGAGCCCCCAGCCTCTTCCCACTCCCAGCTGGGAGAGCCCGCGAAGCAGCCTGCGTGTAGGATTTCTTTGGGTAGAAGAAGGAAATCACTGAGGTCAGGGGGCTGATATTGCACATTTTTATGTGACATCAGTTTGCTGCCACCTTTAAAATACCAAAAGATAGAGTCTTACAGCCTGGCCCTTGAAAATCCCATGTGCCCTCCAGGAAGGGAGTGTGTTACTCCAGAAATTCACTGTTATTCCAGGGAATTTAAGCCAATGTACAGGAAACCCCAGCGTGGAGTGGGAGGAATTTAAAGGGATAGGGCATTAGGATTGTAGAGAAGTGCTGTGTTCTTACAGTACCATTGCAAGAAGGGAGGTGGGATCCCCTTCAAGAAGCCCCTTGGAAGCCTTGAATATGCAAAATGGATTTAGGGCTAATTCTAGGTAAATAGGCAGCCAAAGGCAGTGGGGAATCAGGAGTGTGTTTAGATGCTTTGCTGCATCAGAGCATTATGGGCCTCCTGACAAGCcacacacagaggaaggaaagctggGCTGGAGGCGTGAGGCTCAGAAGCATCCTGCCCCTGGTACCCAGGGCATCCCCAGAGCACTGCCTGCCCTCagcgccccccaccccacctggGGGCATTCAGCTCTAAtgtctccctctctccccctctctcagGGACCTCATGCCCAGGACCCTGGAGGGGCAGATCACCATGGAGAAGACCCCCAGCTACTTTGTCACCAAGGAGGCCCCTGCCCGCATCTCCTCCATGTCCAAGGGCACGAAGCTCATCGTGGTGGTGCGGGACCCCGTGACCAGAGCCATCTCGGACTACACCCAGACGCTCTCCAAGAAGCCCGACATCCCCACCTTTGAGAGCCTGACCTTCAAAAACAGGACTACGGGCCTGATCGACACCTCGTGGAGCGCCATCCAGATTGGCATCTACGCCAAGCACCTGGAGAACTGGCTCCTCTACTTCCCCATCGGGCAGATCCTCTTCGTCAGTGGGGAGAGGCTGATCAGCGACCCCGcgggggagctgggcagggtcCAGGACTTTCTGGGCCTCAAGAGGATCATCACCGACAAACACTTCTACTTCAACAAAACCAAGGGGTTCCCGTGCCTGAAGAAGGCGGAGGGCAGCAGCAAGCCCCACTGCCTGGGGAAGACGAAAGGCAGGACCCACCCCGACATAGACCAGGAGGTGGTGCAGAGACTGCGGGACTTCTACCGGCCCTTCAACATGAAGTTCTACCAGATGACAGGGCAGGACTTTGGCTGGGActgaggctgaaaaaaataatttaagaaaaggaaaatataatataatatatattttttttacatataagtagagagggggaaaatacagaaaaaaaatagttgtgcTGAAACATgatttgttctgattttttttcttttgtcacctattagttttctttcttatctgAGAGATGAGGTGATGTGTCCGTCTGGAAGAGGAGGCTGTGAACAGCAACCTGGTCCTATTGACATCGCCTGCAGTGTGGCTGCTTCCTTCAGTGGGCCCAGGGTTTGGCACTGtctctgtagaaaaaaatgcaggtgcAAAGTTTTTAGGTGTCCCCAGGTCCCCCTCCAGAAGTGAAAGAGGTGCTTGGGGGAGTGCAGAGCCTTACTGGAAGGTCAGGCAAATTTTGGCTGGCAAATGCCATTTTAGACCGGACCTCATCACTTTTGGCAATGGAACAAAGGAGGTTTAATATCTAATTTGCCTTTCAAAACTTTATTTAGGGGATTTCTTTATTGCATGAAACCCttggtgaattttttttcatttatcccatttttttttacttttgcccccccccccaaatcaaGCTCTTTTCATCAACcaaacttatttttcatcttacaGAAGCCAAAACCAATaatcctttgttttgttttgagacaAAACAACTTTAGTAGccaaaagtgaaagaaaacaaattattcttttgaCTCCATGATGAAAATTGCCAGGTAGTCAAAAGGCCTCATTCACAGGAGCTGGCTCTAAACCAGTGTTCCCCGCTGCCAGCAACAGGGACTCCCTTCTCCTCCGCTGACAGCAAAGCGCTTTTCCCAAGGGGGCCCATCTGAAGGGATCTGAGTGATGGGCAAGGAAGGTCCACACTGAGGTGATGTTCATGGTACGTCTGTCTTGAAGGTGATGGGGGACCCACCATCCCACCACTCGTATGCAGGGAGCAGTTTCACACTGTCTGCTGGATGCTATTTAAACcataatgaagatttttttcagttggaccagtcttaaaagaaaagcagtggagAAAGGGTTgtttggggggcgggggggggggggggggggggaaatgaaCAAAAATCACATCCAGGAAGGGGAGAGAATGAGGAGAAGATGATGGAAGTTTTGTTGTCCTTGCCTAAAGGAGAACTGAGGGGGGAGCCAGAGCAAGAGCACTGGTTGTGCAGGGCTTTAAAAATTGTCAGGCAAAACAAATCTCCTTTATCACCTTTTTTGGCTGGTAAAAATGTCTCAGCGACGGAAATCTATTAGTGAACAGAATCTTGTATTACCCTGGGCTCATTTATCTGCTGGCTCTTTATCTACAGCATTTTCTGGACTATAGGAACACCTAATTATCACTTGGTGCTGTATAAACACAGCATGATGATGCTCTCTCTCTTGAGGCTAACTTTAAGAAGCCCAGATGGGGTAAAACAAACTAAGTGGGGGATCACCTGGTAATCTGGTTAGGAAGAAGCCTGAGGATCAAGCTCGCTGGCTGCCTGCACACTGGCCAAGATCTTAATAAAATCACAGCAGAGTGGAGATTTCAAGGAGTCTGAAGAGAATTGCATCCAAACTTACAATTTAACCCAAGAGGGAGTCATTTCCACCTTGGGCTGTCTTGCTTGACAGCTTAGGGTAACAGCTTGGTGCCTGCTCAACTTCACGTCACCAAGTTCCTCTGCAGGTGTTGAGCCACAtctgctcctggctgccctgAGCCGCCTCCTTCCTACCCATCCCCGCCTCCCTCCGTTCCTGAGGATGCAGGGTCCTGGGACCTTCCTGTCCCCTGGAAACACAAACCTACATGGATTTGCATGCATGACCCATTTCCCAaggtaattaaaataacttaattaGTGTTGTGAGGCTCCAGGACCTTCTCCCACCGTTGTCATGCCAAAGCCTTACCTGTGTAAGCTGGTTTACCTGTTTACCTGGGTAAACATTTTACGTAACTGCctcctgcaaacacagcagaaaggcagatgAGGGACCACACAGACCCCCAGCAGCCTTTTCTCTTACCTGCCTCCAGGTTCATGCAAGAGGTGACATGAGAAAATCAGAGATGGTCCATCAGCTTTGGCTTCATTGTGTCATGGTCCCTCCCAGCATCGCTGCAGCTCATTGCTGGGGCTCAGGGCTTCTAAATCAGAAGAAGATGGAAGAGCATTGGGCTTTGGGTAACGGTCTCCCCAAAGTGTCACTGGAGATGAGGGGAGCAATCTGCTCCCTGCCCATGCTGGCTGGATCAAGGGGGAATGGACTTAAGGTGTAGCCAAaaggatggagttaattattGGGAAAACCTTTCTAACAGCCAGGTTTGTTGGGGCAGGAGTGGGGGATGGCCGTCACCTCTCCCACGCTGTGCTCTTCTGTCCAAGTGCAAAAGCCAAGCTGGTGGCAAGGACAAGGTGTCACTCATGGGCACAGCCAAGCAGTGCCAGCACTACCTACTGAGGCACAAAATCTGAGGTTTTCCAAGCTGCAAAGAACATTGAGGCATGCTGTCTCTTTGGTATTTCAAGGAGACTTAAGGTTGGGCTGATCTGTATGTGCCTTGGACAAGCTGTCGTGGTTtcaccccagctggcaactcaGCCCCACACCACCACTCGCCCGCTCCcctcacagtgggatggggagaggatCGGAAgggtgaaagtgagaaaaccaCGGGCTGAGGtgaaggcagtttaataggtaaagcaaaagccgctcacacaagcaaaggaaaatgggGAATTCGTCCACCACGTCCCATGGGCAGGAGGGGTTCAGCCACcgccaggagagcagggctccagcacgtggaacggggacttgggaagagaaacgccatcactctgaatgtcccccctttcctccttcttcccccagctttatctGCTGAGCGTGGTGCCATATGGTGTGGGACATCCCTTGGGCCAGtgtccctcccagctccctgtgcccccagcccagctgtggggtggctgaggagcagcaaagccctgggcgctgtgtgagcgctgctcgGCAGTAACGAAACCACCCCTGGGGGATCAGCGctgcttccagcacaaatccagaacgCAGCCTCCTACGAGCTCCTGTGAGGAAtattaactctaccccagcccaaaccagcacacaAGTATAAATATCACTTAAGagtaagatttaaaaaaccccGTAATTATATCGCTATTGTCTCTCATACAGTCACATTCTGACTAGTTTAAAGCAGCTTTATGGCACTACAGTCTGTTCCTCCCTTACCGAGCCAGCTATAGCAATACTTAGCACTTTCATACAAATAAGTTTCCACAACTGCCACCAAACCACAGCATTAAACCCGTGTAGCTTCAACGTGCACACAAACCTATCGTATGTGCCTTTAAAAACCTCTTCGCAGCACATTGAACATAGCTGCATATGCCTACTTCCCCCAAAATGCTTGAATGTTTTACTTCCCCTAATTTCTGAGGGTTTGAATCCCTTGCTGCACACCTAGTAAAACTATTTAGGGATCTGAGActgtaattgattttttttttgatctggGCCataagtatttttgaaaatcccTCCACGTATGAAcaatggcttttaaaaagagGTCATGCAACCAAATTGCTTTGAACTCTAATAACATTTAAGCCTCTAAACTCTTTaggcttattttaaaatgcagccaTGAAGTTTAGATTATTTTAACCTAAGAAGAATTGGAAGTAAACTATTGAAAACCGCACCCTTCCTAGTACTGAGCACGTATATTAAGAGGGGAAAGCAAACGcagctataaataaaaaagtgacctgtaaagtttgattttttaaagcagaaaaatcaatacattAATGATGAGTAACTAATTAGGTGTATTAAAATTCTTCTGGTTTCAATAATCAAATGTGCCGTCAGGCATTGATGAAGCTTAAGCTTATATACCATGCAACATTTAGATTTTAGAATATTTGTgttaaagggggaaaaaccGACCATTTATAAAACAGCCTATCAAGGTCAAGTGCCAAATTCATCATAAGGAAGACGTTTTCatgctgagggtggtgaggcactggcacaggttgcccagagaggtgctgggtgccccatccctggaaacattcaaggccaggttggacggggctcgGAGCAAGCTGATccagtggaagatgtccctgctcatggcagggagttggactagatgggctttaaaggtcccttccaacacaaagcactctgtgattctatgatctttGAGCAGAGAGACCTCTCCTTCACCCCcccactgcagcactgcacaggc
The Falco rusticolus isolate bFalRus1 chromosome 1, bFalRus1.pri, whole genome shotgun sequence genome window above contains:
- the HS3ST3A1 gene encoding heparan sulfate glucosamine 3-O-sulfotransferase 3A1 produces the protein MAVSAAAAPAAEPLPRSIFKKFLVMLCSLLMSLYVFYCLADRCQTLPGPIIAAGAASEEEEGGGGGYLGGSAELPPWQAAAARRKRLLQRLKQRRRRQEAAPGEGVPAGGGGSRAGGSGGGGGSAAGTPGTLTLLLGEGTKRLPQAIIIGVKKGGTRALLEFLRVHPDVRAVGAEPHFFDRNYERGLAWYRDLMPRTLEGQITMEKTPSYFVTKEAPARISSMSKGTKLIVVVRDPVTRAISDYTQTLSKKPDIPTFESLTFKNRTTGLIDTSWSAIQIGIYAKHLENWLLYFPIGQILFVSGERLISDPAGELGRVQDFLGLKRIITDKHFYFNKTKGFPCLKKAEGSSKPHCLGKTKGRTHPDIDQEVVQRLRDFYRPFNMKFYQMTGQDFGWD